From a single Streptomyces liliifuscus genomic region:
- a CDS encoding ABC transporter substrate-binding protein, with product MRTTYAAQVTAGALAALLVLAGCSSKAKDSDNDGKENGTGAGEVKTGDGVSGKTITLGVLTDMTGVYATLGKSVTQAQQLYVKQLNADGGVCGYKVELTVRDHGYDPQKALAGYTELEPKVLGFTQFIGSPFVAAVKQRIDGQDKGLVLPQAWSATLLGSPYIRVIGSTYDIETINAVDFLMKEKGIKKGDKIGHVYFEGDYGESALVGSKHIAKEAGLTVVEQKIKPTDNDMTAQVAALKKAGVKAVVISAGPRQAASLVGVAAAGGFDVPIIGNNSAFAPQLLATQAGPALMKNYYVASPSLPIGADTPEAQKLVADYKKAYPKDALDNGVVAGWTAVYAFGEALKKACESKDLTREGVDKALLTINSLDTGFGIPQDFTDPNAPSSKQSVILQPDKTVTGGMKVVRDPEASDAAAEYTLAP from the coding sequence ATGAGGACGACTTACGCGGCCCAGGTGACCGCAGGCGCGCTCGCCGCGCTGCTCGTGCTGGCCGGGTGCAGCTCCAAGGCCAAGGACAGCGACAACGACGGCAAGGAGAACGGGACGGGCGCGGGCGAGGTGAAGACCGGTGACGGCGTCTCCGGCAAGACCATCACGCTCGGCGTCCTCACCGACATGACCGGCGTGTACGCGACCCTCGGCAAGAGCGTCACCCAGGCCCAGCAGCTCTATGTGAAGCAGCTGAACGCCGACGGCGGCGTCTGCGGCTACAAGGTCGAGCTCACCGTCCGCGACCACGGCTACGACCCGCAGAAGGCCCTCGCCGGGTACACCGAGCTGGAGCCGAAGGTGCTCGGCTTCACGCAGTTCATCGGTTCCCCGTTCGTCGCCGCGGTCAAGCAGCGCATCGACGGCCAGGACAAGGGCCTGGTCCTGCCGCAGGCCTGGTCGGCCACGCTGCTCGGCAGCCCGTACATCCGGGTCATCGGATCCACGTACGACATCGAGACGATCAACGCCGTCGACTTCCTGATGAAGGAGAAGGGCATCAAGAAGGGCGACAAGATCGGGCACGTCTACTTCGAGGGCGACTACGGCGAGAGCGCGCTGGTCGGCTCGAAGCACATCGCGAAGGAGGCAGGGCTGACCGTCGTGGAACAGAAGATCAAGCCGACCGACAACGACATGACCGCCCAGGTCGCCGCCCTGAAGAAGGCCGGCGTCAAGGCGGTCGTGATCAGTGCGGGCCCGCGCCAGGCGGCCTCGCTCGTCGGTGTCGCCGCGGCCGGCGGCTTCGACGTCCCGATCATCGGCAACAATTCGGCCTTCGCCCCGCAGCTCCTGGCGACCCAGGCGGGCCCGGCCCTGATGAAGAACTACTACGTGGCCTCGCCCTCGCTGCCCATCGGCGCGGACACTCCGGAGGCCCAGAAGCTGGTGGCCGACTACAAGAAGGCGTACCCGAAGGACGCCCTCGACAACGGAGTCGTCGCCGGCTGGACCGCGGTCTACGCCTTCGGCGAGGCCCTGAAGAAGGCCTGCGAGTCCAAGGACCTGACCCGCGAGGGCGTCGACAAGGCCCTCCTCACGATCAACTCCCTCGACACGGGCTTCGGCATCCCCCAGGACTTCACCGACCCCAACGCCCCCTCCTCCAAACAGAGCGTCATCCTCCAGCCCGACAAAACGGTGACAGGCGGCATGAAGGTGGTAAGGGACCCGGAGGCCTCGGACGCGGCGGCGGAGTACACCCTGGCCCCCTGA
- a CDS encoding branched-chain amino acid ABC transporter permease — protein sequence MSEALVRPLRPAARTRTYVWAAGALLLLALPFYLDRFWLQAGLFAMVAAIGAIGINLLTGSTGQLSMGHAFFLAVGAYGYCVFAADGGDGLTGLGLPTWLAAVLAVLVAGLAGGLFSPIAGRLRGAYLGIATLALIFIGQHVLFNARDLTGGFNGRDVPPLSLFGLTFDDSELVVAAVPFGSAEKLWYAGLVLLLGCALFARGVLRGRPGRAMNAIRDHRIAAGVIGVPVARYRAAVFVLSSMYAGLAGVLLALVFQRTVPDYFGITLSLEYLAMIVIGGLGSVSGAVVGAAFVSLLPQLLTRYSDALPLVSAPGTGGIAPGEASRYLYGAAVVAVVLFLPGGLVRVAAGRRVRTGPRSIPGEER from the coding sequence GTGTCTGAGGCCCTCGTGAGACCGCTGCGACCCGCCGCCCGCACCCGCACGTACGTCTGGGCCGCCGGAGCCCTCCTCCTGCTCGCCCTGCCCTTCTACCTGGACCGGTTCTGGCTCCAGGCCGGGCTGTTCGCGATGGTCGCCGCGATCGGGGCGATCGGCATCAACCTCCTCACCGGCTCCACCGGGCAACTCTCCATGGGCCACGCCTTCTTCCTCGCGGTCGGCGCGTACGGCTACTGCGTGTTCGCCGCCGACGGCGGTGACGGGCTGACCGGCCTCGGCCTGCCGACCTGGCTGGCCGCCGTCCTCGCCGTCCTCGTCGCGGGCCTGGCGGGCGGCCTCTTCAGCCCCATCGCGGGCCGGCTGCGCGGCGCCTACCTGGGCATCGCCACACTCGCGCTGATCTTCATCGGCCAGCACGTGCTGTTCAACGCCCGCGACCTCACCGGCGGCTTCAACGGCCGTGACGTACCGCCCCTGAGCCTCTTCGGACTCACCTTCGACGACAGTGAACTCGTCGTCGCCGCCGTGCCGTTCGGCTCGGCGGAGAAGCTCTGGTACGCGGGACTCGTCCTCCTCCTCGGCTGCGCGCTCTTCGCCCGCGGGGTGCTGCGCGGCCGCCCCGGACGCGCCATGAACGCGATCCGCGACCATCGCATCGCCGCCGGTGTCATCGGCGTGCCCGTCGCCCGCTACCGGGCCGCCGTCTTCGTCCTGTCCTCGATGTACGCGGGCCTCGCGGGCGTCCTGCTCGCCCTGGTCTTCCAGCGGACGGTGCCGGACTACTTCGGCATCACGCTGTCGCTCGAATACCTCGCCATGATCGTCATCGGCGGGCTCGGTTCGGTCTCGGGGGCGGTGGTCGGGGCCGCGTTCGTCTCCCTGCTGCCGCAGCTGCTGACCCGCTACAGCGATGCGCTGCCCCTGGTCTCCGCCCCCGGTACGGGCGGGATCGCACCGGGCGAGGCATCCCGGTACCTCTACGGCGCCGCCGTCGTCGCGGTGGTGCTCTTCCTGCCCGGCGGCCTGGTCAGGGTGGCCGCCGGGCGTCGTGTCAGGACCGGTCCACGGTCCATCCCAGGGGAGGAACGATGA
- a CDS encoding branched-chain amino acid ABC transporter permease has product MSTFAELLLNGVSMGSVYALIALGFVVIFRATEVVNFAHASLLLAGGYVTATLHDDLGFWPALLVGIAGAAVVGAAVEFLVMRRYRGSDHSVLAIVTIGVDILLTTELTRRIGTDVLPLGDPWGDAVLTLGPISLAHTRIAAFVAAALLITVFLLAFRYTSWGVAMRAAAESPETAALMGVRLGRVSLGAWAVAGGLAAVAALFLTVFPTPGLERATSLAALKAFPAAILGGLDSTTGALVGGLLVGVTESLATGYQSELTFLGRGLGDLAPYLVMTVILLIRPAGLFGTKELARV; this is encoded by the coding sequence GTGAGCACCTTCGCCGAACTCCTCCTCAACGGCGTGTCGATGGGGTCGGTCTACGCCCTCATCGCCCTCGGCTTCGTGGTCATCTTCCGGGCCACCGAGGTCGTCAACTTCGCCCATGCGTCACTGCTGTTGGCGGGCGGGTACGTCACCGCGACCCTCCACGACGACCTCGGCTTCTGGCCCGCTCTGCTGGTAGGCATCGCCGGTGCCGCGGTGGTCGGCGCGGCCGTGGAGTTCCTGGTGATGCGCCGCTACCGGGGTTCCGACCACAGCGTCCTCGCCATCGTCACGATCGGTGTGGACATCCTGCTCACCACCGAACTGACCCGCCGCATCGGCACGGACGTCCTGCCCCTCGGCGACCCGTGGGGCGACGCCGTGCTCACCCTCGGCCCCATCTCCCTGGCCCACACGCGCATCGCGGCCTTCGTGGCCGCGGCGCTGCTCATCACCGTGTTCCTGCTCGCGTTCCGCTACACCTCCTGGGGCGTCGCGATGCGGGCCGCCGCCGAGAGCCCGGAGACGGCGGCGCTGATGGGCGTACGGCTCGGCAGGGTGTCGCTCGGGGCCTGGGCCGTGGCCGGCGGACTCGCGGCCGTGGCCGCGCTGTTCCTGACCGTGTTCCCGACCCCCGGCCTGGAGAGAGCCACCTCGCTCGCCGCCCTCAAGGCCTTCCCCGCCGCCATCCTCGGCGGCCTCGACTCCACGACCGGAGCCCTCGTCGGCGGCCTGCTCGTGGGTGTCACCGAATCCCTGGCCACCGGCTACCAGAGCGAACTGACCTTCCTGGGCCGGGGGTTGGGCGACCTCGCCCCCTACCTCGTGATGACCGTCATCCTGCTCATCCGGCCCGCCGGGCTGTTCGGCACGAAGGAGCTCGCCCGTGTCTGA
- a CDS encoding ABC transporter ATP-binding protein, whose amino-acid sequence MPSDAMPSDGTPSDDEPDRAGPDSRQDPTTRSAPAPPDSPPPEATSPIVDVPPLHVRELTVRFAGLTALDAVDFTVRPGTVHALIGPNGAGKSTCFNVLSGVYRATAGSVLFGEHELTGMPPHRIADLGVARIFQNLALPPLATVEDSLLLGRHRLTRTGFLSAGLRLPAAAREERRHRERVREIAEFVGIAPYLGRPAGSLPYGQQKLAELARALCMEPRLLLLDEPVAGMTADERRRTSAVIAGVRDSLGISIVLVEHDMGVVMRLADAVTVLDFGRRIADGAPADVQNDPAVVRAYLGEHRSGEENAS is encoded by the coding sequence ATGCCGAGCGACGCCATGCCCAGCGACGGCACACCGAGCGACGACGAGCCGGACCGCGCCGGGCCGGACAGCAGACAGGACCCGACAACCCGGTCGGCCCCCGCCCCGCCGGACTCCCCGCCGCCGGAGGCCACTTCGCCGATCGTCGACGTCCCGCCGCTCCACGTAAGGGAGTTGACCGTCCGGTTCGCGGGCCTCACCGCCCTGGACGCCGTCGACTTCACCGTGCGCCCCGGCACCGTCCACGCCCTCATCGGCCCCAACGGCGCCGGAAAGTCCACCTGTTTCAACGTCCTGTCCGGGGTCTACCGAGCCACCGCGGGCAGCGTCCTCTTCGGCGAGCACGAACTGACCGGCATGCCTCCGCACCGCATCGCCGATCTGGGCGTCGCCCGCATCTTCCAGAACCTCGCGCTGCCCCCGCTCGCCACGGTCGAGGACAGCCTGCTCCTCGGCCGCCACCGGCTCACCCGAACCGGCTTCCTGTCGGCGGGACTTCGCCTCCCCGCGGCGGCCCGCGAGGAGCGCCGGCACCGTGAACGCGTACGCGAGATCGCCGAGTTCGTCGGCATCGCGCCCTACCTCGGCCGCCCGGCGGGCTCCCTCCCGTACGGGCAGCAGAAACTCGCCGAACTCGCCCGCGCCCTCTGCATGGAGCCGCGTCTGCTGCTCCTGGACGAGCCGGTCGCGGGCATGACCGCCGACGAACGCCGCCGAACCTCCGCCGTGATCGCGGGAGTTCGCGACAGCCTCGGCATCTCGATCGTCCTGGTGGAACACGACATGGGGGTGGTGATGCGGCTCGCTGACGCGGTGACCGTACTCGACTTCGGGCGCCGGATCGCGGACGGCGCCCCCGCCGACGTACAGAACGACCCGGCGGTCGTACGCGCCTACCTGGGGGAGCACCGCTCGGGAGAGGAGAACGCCTCGTGA
- a CDS encoding ABC transporter ATP-binding protein, which yields MGGSGGSVGSGLVVHELSVGYGPVRALRQVSLEVPEGAVVTVLGGNGAGKSTLLRAVCRTLSFHGGAVTGGTVSLNGRRLDGLSPDRVVAAGVSQIPEGRRVFARMTVADNLRAGALGATGGRAGRAAALRRVHELFPVLADRAQQRAGLLSGGEQQMLAVGRGLMATPRILLLDEPSLGLAPLMAERIADTVREINAQGTSILLVEQNAALALRLASRAYVLEVGEVTLSGPADELAASDEVRRRYLGVVDEDAAADAERARTTHPALTRWKG from the coding sequence ATGGGTGGTTCGGGTGGTTCGGTCGGTTCCGGGCTGGTCGTTCATGAGCTGTCGGTCGGATACGGGCCCGTACGCGCACTGCGCCAGGTGTCCCTGGAGGTGCCCGAGGGAGCCGTGGTCACCGTCCTCGGCGGCAACGGCGCGGGCAAGTCGACCCTGCTCAGGGCGGTCTGCCGGACGCTGTCCTTCCACGGCGGCGCGGTCACCGGCGGCACGGTGAGCCTGAACGGCCGCCGCCTCGACGGGCTGTCGCCGGACCGCGTCGTCGCCGCCGGAGTGTCCCAAATACCGGAAGGGCGACGGGTGTTCGCCCGGATGACCGTCGCAGACAACCTCCGCGCCGGGGCACTGGGCGCCACCGGGGGCCGGGCCGGCCGGGCCGCCGCCCTGCGCCGCGTCCACGAACTGTTCCCCGTCCTCGCCGACCGCGCCCAGCAGCGGGCCGGCCTGCTGTCGGGCGGCGAACAGCAGATGCTCGCGGTAGGCCGCGGCCTGATGGCCACCCCGCGCATCCTGCTCCTCGACGAGCCGTCCCTCGGACTCGCCCCGCTGATGGCCGAGCGGATCGCCGACACCGTGCGGGAGATCAACGCTCAGGGCACCTCGATCCTGCTTGTCGAACAGAACGCCGCCCTCGCCCTGCGGCTCGCCTCCCGCGCGTACGTCCTCGAAGTCGGCGAAGTCACCCTGTCGGGTCCCGCGGACGAGCTGGCCGCCTCCGACGAGGTGCGCCGCCGCTATCTGGGCGTCGTCGACGAGGACGCGGCGGCCGACGCCGAGCGGGCCCGCACCACGCACCCGGCACTGACCCGCTGGAAGGGGTGA
- a CDS encoding PucR family transcriptional regulator: protein MGARRRRTGHDWKLLTESCTALLERLPELVDEHMRQLAEHSPVYGEFLPYDQQWREAEEAMRIGIQTMSAPRDSPRRDLEYAEEAGRRRAQQGLPLELLVHAYRAAGYLVWDALMEEGAAAGQEPERLVVLMRSATMVWSAVDAQAAVATEAYRATEMELRRRTDERLQALLDALLEGQEAPGLAARAAAGLDLPERGPYAVVVLRSERRESYRRPVEGDGFRFIWRMRADCEVGVVALAGGQGLDGVARALDGRCSGPGGISPVVAGLAELGRARRLAELALRTCPPDATAVVRLDQRMPTALVVSQPELAGRLVSDVFGSLLELEPADRAVLLETLDAWLACEGSAGRAAGRLYCHRNTVFNRLRRLEQLTSRSLARPRDLIEMTLALDAYRLS from the coding sequence ATGGGAGCCCGCAGAAGGCGTACCGGTCATGACTGGAAGCTGCTCACCGAGTCCTGTACAGCGCTGCTGGAACGGTTGCCCGAGCTCGTCGACGAGCACATGCGGCAGCTTGCCGAACACTCCCCCGTCTATGGGGAGTTCCTGCCGTACGACCAGCAGTGGCGGGAGGCCGAGGAGGCGATGCGGATCGGGATCCAGACGATGTCCGCACCCCGGGACTCGCCCCGCCGCGACCTGGAGTACGCGGAGGAGGCGGGGCGGCGGCGGGCCCAGCAGGGGCTGCCGCTGGAGTTGCTCGTGCACGCGTATCGCGCCGCGGGGTATCTGGTGTGGGACGCGTTGATGGAGGAGGGGGCGGCGGCCGGGCAGGAACCGGAGCGGCTGGTGGTGCTGATGCGGTCGGCGACCATGGTGTGGTCCGCCGTGGACGCGCAGGCCGCGGTGGCCACCGAGGCGTACCGGGCGACCGAGATGGAGCTTCGGCGGCGTACCGACGAGCGGCTTCAGGCGTTGCTCGACGCGCTCCTCGAAGGGCAGGAGGCGCCCGGGCTCGCGGCTCGGGCCGCCGCCGGGCTCGATCTTCCCGAGCGGGGGCCGTATGCCGTGGTCGTGCTGCGGTCCGAGCGGCGGGAGTCGTATCGGCGGCCCGTTGAGGGGGACGGGTTCCGGTTCATCTGGCGGATGCGGGCCGACTGTGAGGTCGGGGTGGTCGCCCTTGCGGGCGGGCAGGGGCTCGACGGGGTGGCGCGGGCGCTCGACGGGCGGTGTTCCGGTCCCGGTGGGATCAGTCCCGTCGTCGCCGGGCTTGCCGAGCTCGGGCGGGCTCGGCGGTTGGCCGAGCTGGCGCTTCGTACGTGCCCGCCCGATGCGACGGCCGTTGTGCGGCTCGATCAGCGGATGCCTACGGCGCTTGTCGTGAGCCAGCCGGAATTGGCGGGGCGGCTTGTGTCCGATGTGTTCGGGTCACTGCTCGAGCTCGAGCCTGCGGATCGGGCTGTGTTGCTGGAGACGTTGGATGCGTGGCTTGCTTGTGAGGGGTCTGCCGGGCGGGCGGCCGGGCGTCTGTACTGCCACCGGAACACGGTCTTCAACCGTCTGCGGCGGTTGGAGCAGCTCACGTCCCGGTCGTTGGCCCGGCCTCGGGATCTGATCGAGATGACGTTGGCGTTGGACGCGTATCGGTTGAGCTAG
- a CDS encoding glycerate kinase, with the protein MADAAVNRGQGRNQRVLIAADKFKGSLTAVQVAERVTAGLRRVAPRVEVEALPVADGGDGTVDAAVAAGFERREVRVAGPLGDEITAAFALRDDTAVVEMAEASGLQRLPAGSFAPLTSSTYGSGELLRAALDAGAQTIVFGVGGSATTDGGAGMLAALGARFLDEDGEPVPPGGGSLGRLATADLSGLDPRLSSVDVVLASDVDNPLTGPKGAPAVYGPQKGASPDDVAVLDAGLAHFAAVLEKTIGSKAAEYAVAPGAGAAGGIGYGALVGLGASFRPGIEVMLDVLGFAPALERATLVITGEGSLDEQTLHGKAPAGVAAAARAADKEVIAVCGRLALPPEALGRAGIRRAYPLTDIEPDVARCIAEAGPILESVGERIAQDFLI; encoded by the coding sequence GTGGCGGACGCTGCAGTGAATCGGGGCCAGGGCCGGAACCAGCGGGTGCTCATCGCCGCGGACAAGTTCAAGGGCTCGCTCACCGCCGTGCAGGTGGCCGAGCGGGTGACGGCCGGACTGCGCCGGGTCGCGCCGCGGGTCGAGGTCGAGGCACTGCCGGTCGCCGACGGTGGCGACGGCACGGTCGACGCGGCGGTCGCCGCCGGTTTCGAGCGGCGTGAGGTACGGGTCGCCGGGCCGCTCGGTGACGAGATCACCGCCGCGTTCGCGCTGCGCGACGACACCGCCGTCGTGGAGATGGCCGAGGCCAGCGGCCTCCAGCGGCTGCCCGCCGGGTCCTTCGCACCGCTCACCTCGTCCACGTACGGGTCCGGGGAACTGCTCCGGGCCGCGCTGGACGCCGGGGCCCAAACGATCGTGTTCGGCGTCGGCGGCAGCGCCACCACGGACGGCGGGGCCGGGATGCTGGCCGCGCTCGGGGCGCGCTTCCTCGACGAGGACGGCGAGCCGGTGCCGCCCGGGGGAGGCTCCCTGGGCCGGCTGGCCACGGCGGACCTGTCCGGTCTGGACCCCCGCCTCTCCTCCGTGGACGTGGTCCTCGCGAGTGACGTGGACAACCCGCTTACCGGGCCCAAGGGGGCGCCGGCGGTGTACGGGCCCCAGAAGGGGGCCTCGCCCGACGATGTGGCGGTGCTGGACGCGGGGCTCGCGCACTTCGCCGCGGTGCTGGAGAAGACGATCGGGTCGAAGGCGGCGGAGTACGCCGTCGCGCCGGGGGCCGGGGCGGCGGGGGGTATCGGGTACGGGGCTCTGGTGGGTCTCGGCGCGAGCTTCCGGCCGGGCATCGAGGTCATGCTCGACGTGCTCGGCTTCGCCCCCGCGCTTGAGCGGGCCACGCTGGTGATCACCGGTGAGGGGTCCCTCGATGAGCAGACCCTGCACGGGAAGGCTCCCGCCGGGGTCGCGGCTGCCGCGCGGGCCGCCGACAAGGAGGTCATCGCGGTCTGTGGGCGCCTCGCCCTTCCGCCGGAGGCGCTCGGGCGGGCCGGGATCCGTCGGGCCTATCCCCTCACGGACATCGAGCCCGACGTCGCCCGCTGCATCGCCGAAGCGGGCCCCATCCTGGAATCCGTGGGCGAACGAATCGCCCAGGACTTCCTGATCTGA
- a CDS encoding ADP-ribosylglycohydrolase family protein, whose translation MTPVGVDDLADRVLGGWLGRIAGNMLGKPVERGDYWTRDRIDRYLRQADALPLTDYLPEPVRPSGRSDESDEFVLRPEWRRCVRGRIHGSCRDDDVDYAILGLHLLETHGFGFSTEQVGDLWLLRLPYLQTFTAERAAYRNLANGLKPPLTATYDNPYQEWIGALIRADVYGWTSPGMPRRAASLARRDAVLSHTGNGVYGAMWAAALVAAAFTAPTVRDALDTALTVIPASSRLARTVRRVMTLHETGLGWEDTLDTVAEETAGLGWIHTIPNAAVLTAGLLYGEGDFTRSIALTVRGGLDTDSNGATAGSVAGVLGGATAIPPQWTVPLEDTVHSAVFGFDGVRISELAERTVRLAAGADLPAGAVTS comes from the coding sequence ATGACCCCTGTGGGCGTTGACGATCTCGCGGACCGCGTCCTCGGCGGCTGGCTCGGCCGGATCGCGGGCAACATGCTCGGCAAACCGGTGGAGCGGGGTGACTACTGGACGCGGGACCGCATCGACCGCTATCTGCGGCAGGCCGACGCGCTGCCCCTCACCGACTACCTGCCGGAGCCGGTCCGACCGAGCGGCAGGAGCGACGAGAGCGACGAGTTCGTGCTGCGTCCCGAGTGGCGACGGTGCGTGCGCGGCCGGATCCACGGAAGCTGCCGGGACGACGACGTGGACTACGCGATCCTCGGCCTGCACCTCCTGGAGACGCACGGTTTCGGCTTCAGTACGGAGCAGGTGGGCGACCTGTGGCTGCTGCGGCTGCCGTATCTGCAGACGTTCACGGCGGAGCGCGCCGCGTACCGGAACCTCGCGAACGGGCTGAAGCCGCCGCTGACAGCGACCTACGACAACCCGTACCAGGAGTGGATCGGCGCCCTCATCCGCGCGGACGTCTACGGCTGGACCAGTCCGGGCATGCCCCGGCGCGCGGCCTCGCTGGCCCGCCGGGACGCGGTCCTGTCCCATACGGGGAACGGTGTGTACGGGGCGATGTGGGCGGCCGCGCTGGTGGCCGCCGCGTTCACCGCGCCGACCGTGCGGGACGCCCTGGACACCGCGCTCACGGTGATCCCGGCGAGCAGCCGCCTGGCGCGTACCGTGCGCCGGGTGATGACGCTCCACGAGACCGGGCTGGGCTGGGAGGACACGCTCGACACGGTGGCGGAGGAGACGGCGGGCCTCGGCTGGATCCATACGATCCCGAACGCCGCCGTCCTGACGGCCGGACTCCTGTACGGCGAGGGCGACTTCACCCGCTCCATCGCCCTCACGGTCCGCGGCGGCCTGGACACCGACTCGAACGGCGCGACCGCGGGTTCCGTCGCGGGTGTGCTGGGCGGAGCCACCGCGATTCCCCCGCAGTGGACGGTCCCGCTGGAGGACACCGTGCACAGCGCGGTGTTCGGTTTCGACGGCGTACGGATCAGTGAACTGGCGGAGCGGACAGTGCGGTTGGCGGCGGGTGCCGATCTGCCCGCCGGGGCGGTGACCTCGTAA
- a CDS encoding NUDIX domain-containing protein gives MTTPDYATYIAGLPRVLVGAAALLRDTEGRVLLVEPNYRDGWALPGGTVESDDGETPRQGAHRETLEEIGLDLEIGRLLAVDWVPATTRPPIVSYLYDGGVLSEDQFKAIRLQEEELLSWRLVAREEFPEYLPGSLGGRVLASLDVLASGAGTVELENGRPVA, from the coding sequence ATGACGACTCCTGACTACGCCACGTACATCGCGGGGCTCCCCCGTGTCCTCGTCGGTGCTGCCGCGCTCCTCCGTGACACCGAGGGCCGTGTGCTGCTCGTCGAACCCAACTACCGGGACGGCTGGGCGCTGCCCGGCGGAACCGTCGAGTCCGACGACGGCGAGACCCCGCGGCAGGGCGCCCACCGCGAGACGCTGGAGGAGATCGGCCTGGACCTGGAGATCGGCCGGCTGCTCGCGGTGGACTGGGTGCCCGCCACCACACGTCCGCCGATCGTGTCGTATCTGTACGACGGAGGCGTCCTGTCGGAGGACCAGTTCAAGGCGATCCGGCTGCAGGAGGAGGAGCTGCTGTCCTGGCGTCTGGTGGCGCGCGAGGAGTTCCCCGAGTATCTGCCGGGTTCCCTGGGCGGCCGGGTGCTCGCCTCGCTGGACGTGCTCGCGTCGGGCGCGGGGACGGTGGAACTGGAGAACGGACGTCCCGTGGCCTGA
- a CDS encoding CU044_2847 family protein, translating into MPHYDYMEFTLDDGAQVRFELAAAGEPGPDSTGGPDLPGGITGVTPAGRGARVGALATDALRTVLSPLGPVLQEVHDSIRGIPDPPDEISVDFGVQIGQDLRIGIVGANGQASMTISATWQLPRRTEQ; encoded by the coding sequence GTGCCGCACTACGACTACATGGAGTTCACGCTCGATGACGGAGCGCAGGTCCGCTTCGAGCTGGCAGCCGCGGGCGAGCCCGGGCCGGACAGCACGGGCGGGCCCGATCTGCCGGGCGGGATCACCGGAGTGACTCCGGCCGGGCGGGGCGCACGGGTCGGCGCGCTCGCCACGGACGCCCTGCGGACCGTGCTGAGCCCGCTGGGCCCCGTGCTCCAGGAGGTGCACGACTCCATACGTGGCATCCCCGACCCGCCGGACGAGATATCCGTCGACTTCGGGGTACAGATCGGCCAGGACCTCAGGATCGGCATCGTCGGGGCCAACGGCCAGGCCAGCATGACCATTTCGGCGACCTGGCAGCTCCCCCGCCGGACCGAGCAGTGA